A single region of the Sphingobium sp. EP60837 genome encodes:
- a CDS encoding energy transducer TonB, which produces MRSNWAQRWPGRGKIAPALAALIVNLVIGYALIMGLRATPLLRAVDDARLTLFDLKPLVEEKPEPVKPAKVRETSREGGATPAPRPRATEEDVARLPLVAPVPVIVVPAPASPAAAPPAGAVDGLGSGGGGAGSGSGSGGSGDGTGAGTGTGAGDGGAFSRARQTGGRFRNSDFPDWLRGAGRVKIGVRYAIGPSGHVDQCEIIEKSGYAEVDAMTCRIIMERYRFRPARDPDGYAVTEVREEDYRWRVR; this is translated from the coding sequence ATGAGAAGCAATTGGGCGCAGCGATGGCCGGGGCGGGGAAAGATCGCTCCGGCGCTCGCGGCGCTCATTGTCAATCTCGTCATCGGCTACGCGCTTATAATGGGGCTGCGCGCCACGCCTTTGTTGCGGGCGGTGGATGATGCGCGGTTGACGCTGTTCGATCTCAAGCCGCTGGTTGAAGAAAAGCCTGAGCCCGTTAAACCGGCAAAAGTCCGTGAAACCAGTCGTGAAGGAGGCGCTACGCCTGCCCCTCGCCCTCGGGCTACTGAGGAGGATGTGGCGAGACTGCCGCTTGTTGCGCCTGTTCCCGTTATAGTTGTGCCGGCCCCCGCTTCGCCCGCCGCAGCCCCGCCCGCTGGAGCGGTCGATGGCTTGGGCTCGGGTGGGGGAGGTGCGGGAAGCGGCAGTGGGTCGGGGGGCAGCGGCGATGGTACGGGCGCTGGGACTGGCACTGGCGCTGGCGACGGCGGAGCATTCTCGCGGGCGAGGCAGACCGGCGGCCGATTTCGGAATTCGGATTTTCCGGACTGGCTGCGTGGAGCGGGCCGGGTAAAGATCGGCGTCCGCTACGCCATCGGCCCATCAGGCCATGTCGATCAGTGTGAGATCATCGAAAAGAGCGGCTATGCCGAGGTGGACGCGATGACTTGCCGCATCATCATGGAGCGCTACCGTTTCCGACCTGCGCGAGACCCGGATGGATATGCGGTGACCGAAGTGCGGGAAGAGGATTATCGCTGGCGGGTGCGGTAA
- the accC gene encoding acetyl-CoA carboxylase biotin carboxylase subunit — protein MAIEKLLIANRGEIALRIHRACHEMGIKTVAVHSTADADAMHVRLADEAICIGPPAAKDSYLNIAAIISAAEISGADAIHPGYGFLSENAQFAEIVEAHNLAFVGPKPEHIRIMGDKVEAKRTAGALGLPLVPGSDGALSSVEEAREVAAKIGYPVLIKAASGGGGRGMKVVPNEDQLETLMKQAGSEAKAAFGDDTVYMEKYLGNPRHIEFQVFGDGNGNAIHLGERDCSLQRRHQKVLEEAPSPVLSTAERDRMGEVVRKAMADMGYRGAGTIEFLWENGEFYFIEMNTRLQVEHPVTEMITGVDLVREQIRVAEGKPLSVEQQDIEFHGHAIECRINAEDPRTFAPSPGTVTSYHVPGGMHVRVDSGLYQGYKVPPYYDSMIGKLIVYGRTREGAIMRLRRALEEYVIEGMKTTIPLHQKLLKDPEFLKGDYTIKWLEEWLAKDDAA, from the coding sequence ATGGCCATCGAAAAGCTGCTGATCGCGAACCGCGGCGAAATCGCGCTCCGCATCCATCGCGCCTGCCATGAAATGGGCATCAAGACGGTGGCGGTCCATTCGACCGCCGACGCCGACGCCATGCATGTGCGCCTTGCCGACGAAGCGATCTGCATCGGGCCGCCCGCGGCCAAGGACAGCTATCTCAACATCGCCGCGATCATCTCCGCCGCTGAAATCTCCGGTGCGGACGCAATCCATCCCGGCTATGGCTTCCTGTCGGAAAACGCCCAGTTCGCGGAAATCGTGGAGGCACATAACCTCGCCTTCGTGGGGCCGAAGCCCGAACATATCCGCATCATGGGCGACAAGGTCGAGGCGAAGCGGACCGCAGGCGCGCTCGGCCTGCCGCTGGTTCCCGGCTCCGACGGCGCGCTCTCCAGCGTCGAGGAAGCACGCGAAGTCGCCGCGAAGATCGGCTACCCGGTGCTGATTAAGGCCGCTTCGGGCGGCGGCGGTCGCGGCATGAAGGTCGTACCGAACGAAGACCAGCTCGAAACGTTGATGAAGCAGGCGGGGTCAGAGGCGAAGGCCGCCTTCGGCGACGACACTGTTTACATGGAAAAATATCTGGGCAACCCCCGGCATATCGAATTCCAGGTCTTCGGCGACGGCAATGGCAATGCCATCCATCTGGGCGAGCGCGACTGCTCGCTCCAGCGCCGCCACCAGAAGGTGCTGGAGGAAGCGCCCTCCCCCGTCCTTTCGACCGCCGAGCGCGACCGGATGGGCGAAGTCGTCCGCAAGGCGATGGCTGACATGGGCTATCGCGGCGCGGGCACGATCGAGTTCCTGTGGGAAAACGGCGAATTTTACTTCATCGAGATGAACACTCGCCTGCAGGTGGAGCATCCGGTGACGGAGATGATTACCGGCGTCGATCTCGTCCGCGAGCAGATCCGCGTCGCCGAGGGCAAGCCCTTGTCCGTCGAGCAGCAGGACATCGAATTCCACGGCCACGCCATCGAATGCCGCATCAATGCCGAGGACCCGCGCACCTTTGCGCCGTCACCGGGCACCGTCACCAGCTATCATGTACCGGGCGGCATGCATGTCCGCGTCGATAGCGGCCTTTATCAGGGCTATAAGGTGCCGCCCTATTATGACAGCATGATCGGCAAGCTGATCGTCTATGGCCGCACCCGCGAAGGCGCGATCATGCGCCTGCGCCGCGCGCTGGAGGAATATGTGATCGAGGGCATGAAGACCACGATCCCGCTCCACCAGAAGCTGCTGAAGGACCCCGAGTTCCTGAAGGGCGACTACACGATCAAATGGCTGGAAGAGTGGTTGGCAAAGGACGACGCCGCGTGA
- a CDS encoding TFIIB-type zinc ribbon-containing protein, producing the protein MRTPEAVSAMLCPVCHVGLSMTDRQGVEIDFCPQCRGVWLDRGELDKIIERSAQGAAPAAPPAQQQPHYRPDRDYRDDGPYYQKKRKKSFLEELFD; encoded by the coding sequence ATGCGCACGCCTGAAGCCGTGTCGGCCATGCTCTGCCCGGTCTGTCATGTCGGACTTTCCATGACCGACCGGCAGGGGGTCGAGATCGACTTTTGCCCGCAGTGCCGCGGCGTGTGGCTGGACCGGGGTGAACTGGACAAGATCATCGAGCGGTCGGCGCAGGGAGCAGCGCCTGCCGCCCCGCCAGCCCAGCAGCAGCCGCACTATCGGCCGGATCGTGATTATCGTGACGATGGTCCCTATTATCAGAAGAAGCGCAAGAAGAGCTTCCTGGAGGAGCTGTTCGATTAA
- a CDS encoding mannose-1-phosphate guanylyltransferase/mannose-6-phosphate isomerase, protein MSISSADTFQITPVILAGGSGTRLWPLSRKSYPKQFVPLLGETTLFRSAARRLSGESEQFAFARPLVLTNSLFRFIIAEQLALENIDPAAILIEPEGRNTAPAILAAALHLLTSDPDAVMLVAPSDHVVPDVAAFHAAVGKGLTAARDGDLVTFGIRPTRPETGYGYLEAAAKPDGSGQPIKLASFVEKPNAARAEEMLATGNYLWNAGIFLFAAKDLVAAFERHAPAIFAAVRAAVEQAESDLGFLRLAAEPWSQADNIAIDYAIMERAENLSVVPYDSEWSDLGGWDAVWSHSQPDEEGVALSGSATAIDCRDTLLRSESEGLEIVGLGLNNIVAVAMNDAVLIADKSRTQDVKLVVEALQRKGASQAEAFPKDHRPWGWYESLVVGSRFQVKRITVLPGASLSLQSHFHRSEHWIVVEGTAKVTVGEEVQLLSENQSVYVPVGAVHRIENPGRIPMVFIEVQTGSYVGEDDIVRYEDRYARN, encoded by the coding sequence ATGTCGATTTCCAGCGCCGATACTTTCCAAATTACTCCGGTCATTCTGGCTGGAGGTTCGGGCACGCGGTTGTGGCCTTTGTCACGAAAATCCTATCCCAAGCAGTTTGTGCCGCTGCTGGGCGAGACAACTCTGTTCCGTTCGGCCGCCCGGCGGTTGTCGGGGGAGAGCGAGCAATTCGCTTTCGCCCGGCCGTTGGTGCTGACCAATTCGCTGTTCCGCTTCATCATCGCCGAGCAATTGGCGCTGGAGAATATCGATCCGGCGGCGATCCTGATCGAGCCTGAAGGGCGCAACACTGCGCCCGCCATATTGGCGGCGGCGCTGCACCTGCTGACGAGCGACCCGGACGCGGTCATGCTGGTTGCGCCGTCTGACCATGTCGTGCCGGATGTGGCGGCTTTTCATGCCGCGGTGGGCAAGGGGCTGACGGCGGCGCGCGACGGCGATCTCGTGACGTTCGGCATCCGCCCGACGCGGCCGGAAACGGGCTATGGCTATCTGGAGGCGGCAGCAAAGCCCGATGGGTCCGGCCAGCCGATCAAGCTGGCGAGCTTTGTTGAGAAGCCCAACGCGGCGCGCGCAGAGGAGATGCTCGCGACGGGCAATTATCTGTGGAATGCGGGCATCTTCCTGTTTGCAGCAAAGGATCTGGTTGCCGCGTTTGAGCGTCACGCCCCCGCCATATTTGCGGCGGTGCGGGCGGCGGTGGAGCAGGCCGAAAGCGACCTGGGCTTCCTGCGGCTTGCCGCCGAGCCGTGGAGCCAGGCGGACAATATCGCGATCGACTATGCGATCATGGAGCGGGCGGAAAATCTGTCCGTCGTGCCCTATGACTCGGAATGGTCTGACCTGGGCGGCTGGGACGCGGTGTGGAGCCATTCGCAGCCGGACGAGGAGGGGGTCGCCCTGTCCGGTTCGGCGACGGCCATCGATTGCCGCGATACATTGCTGCGGTCGGAGAGCGAGGGGCTTGAGATTGTCGGTCTCGGCCTCAACAACATCGTGGCTGTCGCGATGAATGATGCGGTGCTGATCGCTGACAAATCGCGCACACAAGATGTGAAGCTTGTGGTCGAGGCATTGCAGCGCAAGGGCGCTTCACAGGCGGAAGCGTTTCCGAAGGATCACCGGCCTTGGGGATGGTATGAAAGTCTGGTCGTGGGATCGCGCTTTCAGGTGAAGCGGATCACCGTGCTCCCCGGCGCATCGCTCAGCCTGCAGAGCCATTTTCATCGTTCGGAGCATTGGATCGTCGTCGAGGGCACGGCGAAAGTGACCGTGGGCGAGGAGGTCCAACTGCTGTCCGAGAACCAGTCCGTCTATGTTCCGGTGGGAGCGGTGCACCGGATAGAAAATCCGGGGCGTATCCCGATGGTGTTCATCGAGGTGCAGACCGGGTCCTATGTGGGTGAGGACGATATCGTCCGTTATGAGGACAGATACGCGCGGAATTAA
- a CDS encoding Rap1a/Tai family immunity protein, protein MKWHILAIMSGLAAAAPPPARTQVFMFETGTTLLTKCRNKAPEYALACTAYIVGAVDGIKKDVFIGRTHANCWPDQMQAEDVRRIVVAYLERYPDQRKAPASVLVSVALNGRYPCEK, encoded by the coding sequence ATGAAATGGCACATCTTGGCGATCATGAGCGGCCTCGCCGCGGCGGCGCCGCCCCCAGCCAGGACGCAGGTCTTCATGTTCGAAACCGGCACGACCCTGCTCACCAAATGCCGTAACAAAGCGCCGGAATATGCGCTCGCCTGCACGGCCTACATCGTCGGCGCGGTGGACGGCATAAAGAAAGACGTCTTCATCGGCCGAACCCACGCGAATTGCTGGCCCGACCAGATGCAGGCCGAAGACGTGCGGCGCATCGTCGTCGCCTATCTGGAACGCTATCCTGACCAGCGCAAGGCGCCTGCCTCGGTACTTGTCAGCGTCGCGCTGAACGGCCGTTACCCCTGCGAGAAGTAA
- the cysS gene encoding cysteine--tRNA ligase: MSDQFTPAEQHADAPLRLFNSLTRAVEPFAPIQANHARVYSCGPTVYNYAHLGNLRAYVFTDTLRRTLLWKGLDVTHIINITDVGHLTSDADAGDDKMEAAARAQAKSIWDIAAHYTDAFKQNIADLNVIAPSEWTVATDYVPQMIEFAKKIAPAHCYELDTGLYFDSSTVPDYGALAGGRDDAAHARIDPVAGKRNPSDFAIWRKSPPGEQRQMEWDSPWGKGAPGWHLECSVMSEARLGHPFDIHTGGIDHREIHHPNEIAQNQAYCGCNDAQPGFTGARWWMHNNFLVDRQGKMSKSKGGFTTLFSLIDAGVHPLAYRLLCLGAHYRSELEFSGESVAAALTRLKRLVMGVENLKSRAEGVTWQSPRLDYLRANLHPKLAPLLEQFDAALSDDLMTPRALPLLEETIALKKVPVDEKLCLIAAFDQALGLNLLTLSRADLRLQPKDVQITPDEIEAELDRRQTARAEKDFTLSDEIRDGLIGRGVEVMDGDPLRWDWRLNIG; this comes from the coding sequence ATGAGCGACCAGTTCACCCCCGCCGAGCAGCACGCCGACGCTCCCCTGCGCCTCTTCAACAGCCTGACCCGCGCTGTCGAACCCTTCGCCCCCATTCAGGCGAACCACGCGCGCGTCTATAGCTGCGGCCCTACGGTCTATAACTACGCCCATCTCGGCAATCTGCGCGCCTATGTCTTCACCGACACGCTGCGCCGCACGCTGTTGTGGAAGGGCCTGGACGTCACCCACATCATCAACATCACCGATGTCGGCCATCTCACCAGCGACGCCGACGCAGGCGATGACAAGATGGAGGCCGCCGCCCGCGCCCAGGCAAAGAGCATCTGGGACATAGCCGCGCATTACACGGACGCCTTCAAGCAGAATATCGCAGACCTCAACGTCATCGCGCCCAGTGAGTGGACCGTCGCCACCGACTATGTCCCGCAGATGATCGAATTCGCGAAGAAGATCGCACCCGCGCATTGCTACGAACTCGACACCGGCCTCTATTTCGACAGCAGCACCGTGCCCGACTATGGCGCACTGGCGGGAGGCCGCGACGATGCTGCCCATGCCCGCATTGATCCGGTCGCAGGCAAGCGCAACCCGTCCGACTTCGCGATCTGGCGCAAATCCCCGCCCGGCGAGCAGCGCCAGATGGAATGGGACTCCCCCTGGGGCAAGGGCGCACCCGGCTGGCACCTCGAATGCTCGGTGATGAGCGAGGCGCGGCTCGGCCATCCGTTTGACATCCACACCGGCGGCATCGACCATCGCGAAATTCACCACCCGAACGAGATCGCGCAGAATCAGGCCTATTGCGGCTGCAACGACGCGCAGCCCGGCTTCACCGGCGCCCGCTGGTGGATGCACAACAACTTCCTGGTCGATCGCCAGGGCAAGATGAGCAAGTCGAAGGGCGGCTTCACCACCCTCTTCTCCTTGATCGACGCGGGCGTGCACCCGCTCGCCTACCGTCTGCTATGCCTCGGCGCTCATTATCGCAGCGAACTGGAGTTCAGCGGCGAAAGCGTCGCCGCTGCGCTTACGCGCCTCAAACGCCTCGTCATGGGCGTCGAGAACCTCAAGAGCCGCGCTGAAGGCGTCACCTGGCAATCACCGCGTCTCGACTATTTACGCGCCAACCTGCACCCCAAGTTGGCGCCGCTACTGGAGCAATTCGACGCCGCGCTCAGCGACGACCTCATGACGCCCCGCGCATTGCCGCTACTTGAAGAGACGATCGCGCTCAAGAAGGTGCCCGTCGATGAGAAACTCTGCCTGATCGCCGCCTTCGACCAGGCGTTGGGCCTCAATCTGCTGACGCTCAGCCGCGCCGACTTGCGGCTCCAGCCCAAGGATGTTCAGATCACTCCGGACGAGATCGAGGCGGAACTCGACCGCCGCCAGACCGCCCGTGCCGAAAAGGACTTCACGCTGTCCGACGAGATCAGGGACGGCCTGATCGGACGCGGCGTGGAGGTGATGGACGGCGATCCTCTGCGCTGGGACTGGCGCTTGAATATAGGGTAA
- a CDS encoding Bax inhibitor-1/YccA family protein, whose protein sequence is MNNPVRTPNYGTTQAAQYDAGLRSHMLGVFRNMGIGLVITGLVAAFIGNTPVLAAAIFGTPLKWVAIFAPLAFVFFFSFRIEKMTTAGARMAFWAFSVVMGVSLASIFLVFTGGSIAQAFFSASVMFLAMALWGYTTGRDLSKMGSFLIMGLIGILVASLINIFIGSSAMQMVISIIGVVVFTGLTAWDVQRIKSDYFHYAGHEVAQKMQVMGALSLYLNFVNLFQMLLSLTGDRE, encoded by the coding sequence GTGAACAATCCCGTTCGTACACCGAATTATGGGACGACGCAGGCGGCGCAATATGACGCCGGGCTGCGCAGTCACATGCTGGGCGTCTTCCGCAACATGGGCATCGGCCTGGTCATTACCGGCCTCGTCGCCGCCTTTATCGGCAATACGCCCGTACTAGCCGCCGCGATCTTCGGCACGCCGCTGAAGTGGGTGGCGATCTTTGCGCCGCTGGCCTTTGTGTTCTTCTTCAGCTTCCGCATCGAAAAGATGACGACTGCGGGCGCGCGGATGGCCTTCTGGGCTTTCTCGGTCGTCATGGGCGTGTCGCTGGCCAGCATCTTCCTGGTCTTTACCGGCGGCAGCATCGCCCAGGCATTCTTCTCGGCCTCGGTCATGTTCCTGGCGATGGCGCTGTGGGGCTACACCACCGGGCGTGACCTGTCGAAGATGGGCTCGTTCCTGATCATGGGCCTGATCGGTATCCTGGTCGCCAGCCTCATCAACATCTTCATCGGCTCTTCGGCCATGCAGATGGTGATTTCGATCATTGGCGTCGTGGTCTTCACCGGCCTGACTGCCTGGGACGTGCAGCGCATCAAGTCGGATTATTTCCACTATGCCGGTCATGAGGTGGCGCAGAAGATGCAGGTGATGGGCGCGCTGTCGCTGTATCTGAACTTCGTCAACCTGTTCCAGATGCTGCTCAGCCTGACTGGCGATCGGGAATAA
- the polA gene encoding DNA polymerase I: MPQNHLYLVDGSGYIFRAYHQLPPLTNKHGQPVGAVYGYTTMLWKLAEELGKAEGPTHLAVVLDKGSHTFRNDMYDQYKANRPPAPEDLVPQFPMIRDATRAFSLPCIEEAGFEADDIIASYTKAAVAAGWHVTIVSSDKDLMQLIQPGVDMYDTMKNERRGADYVMTKFGVPPQQLGDVLALMGDSVDNVPGVPGIGPKTAAKLITEYGNLEAALEAAPAMKKSKMQENLIEHADMARLSRKLVALHDGMDLPEPLEELTLKGIPPEPLQNFLEHHGFKSLLTRLGAPAAAVAIATAAAAVTEVTPPSAPVLEEEPPIDRSLYETVVTEESLDRWIAAAHAQGHVAVDTETDMLNCVSCALVGISLAVGPNAACYIPVGHGGKDMFAEKPEQLPLPLVLAKLKPLLEDDSVLKIGQNLKYDLTVMRRHGIEIAPYDDTIVMSFDLDAGQSLAGHGMDEAAKVHLNHICISFKDVCGTGKNQISFAEVPLDKATEYAAEDADVTLRLWKLFKNRVANEGATRVYELVDRPLVSVIARMEHEGIKVDREALSRLSAEFTAEIAKLEGEIHGLAGQPFAIGSTQQLGAILFDKMGYKGGKKGKSGAYSTDVTILEQLKAQGAEIAGKILDWRQLSKLKSTYTDALQAQINKDSSRVHTSYSLSGAQTGRLSSTDPNLQNIPIRTEVGRQIRHAFVAEPGNVILAADYSQIELRLAAHIADVPALRDAFLAGEDIHAATAQQLFGEVNRDTRGRAKTINFAILYGISRWGLAGRLEISADEAQDMISRYYERFPGISLYITETLEKARARGYTETLFGRKTWFPRIKAPVQHERQGAERAAINAPIQGTSADIIKRAMARMGPALAAEGLHDVKMLLQVHDELVFELPESRVEQASAIIRRVMERAAEPIVKLSVPLGVDIGHGLSWGAAH; this comes from the coding sequence ATGCCTCAGAATCATCTCTACCTTGTCGATGGCAGCGGCTATATTTTCCGCGCCTATCACCAGCTTCCCCCGCTCACCAACAAGCATGGCCAGCCCGTGGGCGCGGTCTATGGCTATACCACCATGCTCTGGAAGCTGGCCGAGGAACTGGGCAAGGCGGAAGGCCCTACCCATCTCGCAGTGGTGCTGGACAAGGGCAGCCACACCTTCCGCAATGACATGTACGACCAGTATAAGGCGAACCGCCCACCCGCGCCGGAGGACCTGGTCCCGCAATTCCCGATGATCCGCGACGCGACCCGCGCCTTCTCCCTCCCCTGTATCGAGGAAGCGGGGTTCGAGGCCGACGACATCATCGCCAGCTATACCAAGGCCGCCGTAGCGGCGGGCTGGCACGTCACCATCGTCAGCTCCGACAAAGACCTGATGCAGCTCATCCAGCCCGGCGTCGATATGTACGACACGATGAAGAATGAGCGGCGCGGCGCCGACTATGTCATGACCAAGTTCGGCGTGCCGCCGCAGCAATTGGGCGACGTCTTGGCCCTCATGGGCGATAGCGTCGATAACGTCCCCGGCGTGCCCGGCATCGGCCCCAAGACCGCGGCCAAGCTCATTACCGAATATGGCAACCTGGAAGCGGCGCTCGAAGCCGCGCCCGCCATGAAGAAATCGAAGATGCAGGAAAATCTGATCGAGCATGCCGACATGGCGCGCCTGTCACGCAAGCTGGTGGCGCTTCACGATGGCATGGACCTGCCCGAGCCGCTGGAGGAGTTGACGCTCAAGGGCATCCCGCCCGAACCGCTGCAGAATTTCCTCGAACATCATGGCTTCAAGTCGCTGTTGACCCGCCTCGGCGCGCCCGCTGCGGCCGTGGCAATCGCCACCGCAGCCGCCGCGGTTACGGAGGTCACGCCGCCCTCGGCCCCCGTTCTCGAAGAAGAGCCGCCCATAGACCGTAGCCTCTACGAAACGGTGGTGACGGAAGAATCGCTCGACCGCTGGATCGCCGCCGCCCATGCCCAGGGCCATGTCGCCGTCGATACCGAAACGGACATGCTGAATTGCGTATCCTGCGCGCTGGTGGGGATCAGCCTCGCCGTTGGGCCGAACGCCGCCTGCTATATCCCGGTAGGCCATGGCGGAAAGGACATGTTCGCGGAAAAGCCGGAACAGCTTCCCCTCCCCCTCGTCCTCGCCAAGCTGAAGCCGCTTCTCGAAGACGACAGCGTCCTCAAGATCGGCCAGAATCTGAAATATGATCTGACGGTCATGCGCCGCCACGGCATCGAAATCGCACCCTATGACGACACCATCGTCATGAGCTTTGACCTCGACGCTGGCCAAAGCCTCGCAGGCCACGGCATGGACGAAGCAGCGAAGGTCCACCTCAACCACATTTGCATCAGCTTCAAGGACGTCTGCGGCACCGGCAAGAACCAGATCAGCTTCGCCGAAGTCCCGCTCGACAAGGCCACCGAATATGCCGCCGAGGATGCGGACGTGACGCTGCGCCTGTGGAAGCTGTTCAAAAACCGGGTCGCCAATGAAGGCGCCACCCGCGTCTATGAACTGGTCGATCGCCCGCTTGTCTCCGTGATCGCCAGGATGGAGCATGAAGGCATCAAGGTCGATCGCGAAGCCCTGTCCCGCCTCTCCGCCGAATTCACAGCTGAAATCGCCAAGCTGGAAGGTGAAATACACGGCTTGGCGGGCCAACCCTTCGCCATCGGCTCGACCCAGCAGCTGGGCGCGATCCTGTTCGACAAGATGGGGTATAAGGGCGGAAAGAAGGGCAAATCCGGCGCTTACTCGACCGACGTCACCATCCTGGAACAGCTGAAGGCGCAGGGCGCGGAGATCGCCGGAAAAATTCTAGACTGGCGCCAGCTCTCGAAGCTCAAATCCACCTATACCGACGCGCTGCAAGCCCAGATCAACAAGGACAGCAGCCGCGTCCACACCAGCTACTCGCTCTCAGGCGCGCAGACCGGCCGCTTGTCCTCGACCGACCCCAATCTGCAGAATATCCCAATCCGCACCGAAGTCGGCCGCCAAATCCGCCACGCCTTCGTTGCCGAGCCCGGCAATGTCATCCTGGCGGCGGACTATAGCCAGATCGAACTGCGCCTTGCCGCGCACATCGCCGACGTTCCCGCACTGCGCGACGCATTCCTGGCAGGCGAGGACATTCACGCCGCCACCGCCCAGCAATTGTTCGGCGAGGTGAACCGCGACACCCGTGGCCGCGCCAAGACGATCAACTTCGCCATCCTTTACGGCATTTCCCGCTGGGGTCTCGCCGGGCGGCTGGAGATCAGCGCCGACGAAGCGCAGGACATGATCAGCCGCTATTATGAGCGCTTCCCCGGCATCAGCCTCTATATCACCGAAACGCTCGAAAAGGCCCGCGCACGGGGCTACACCGAAACGCTGTTCGGCCGGAAAACTTGGTTCCCGCGCATCAAGGCGCCGGTCCAGCATGAGCGCCAGGGCGCCGAGCGCGCCGCGATCAACGCCCCGATCCAGGGCACCAGCGCCGACATCATTAAGCGCGCCATGGCCCGCATGGGGCCAGCCTTGGCCGCCGAAGGGCTGCACGATGTGAAGATGCTGCTTCAGGTCCATGACGAACTGGTCTTCGAACTGCCCGAAAGCCGGGTTGAACAAGCCAGCGCCATCATCCGCCGCGTCATGGAAAGGGCCGCCGAACCGATCGTGAAATTGAGCGTGCCGCTAGGCGTGGATATCGGCCACGGCCTGAGCTGGGGGGCGGCGCACTGA
- the arsC gene encoding arsenate reductase (glutaredoxin) (This arsenate reductase requires both glutathione and glutaredoxin to convert arsenate to arsenite, after which the efflux transporter formed by ArsA and ArsB can extrude the arsenite from the cell, providing resistance.) — MTKATIWHNPRCSKSRAALAILEGTPGVDVEVVEYLKTPPSRAQIETVLAKAGVRPSEALRKGEGFVKEISLDVNDDKAVLDAMAAHPILIERAIVITEKGAVIARPPERASEVLN; from the coding sequence GTGACGAAGGCGACCATCTGGCACAATCCCCGTTGCTCCAAGTCGCGGGCCGCGCTCGCGATACTGGAAGGCACGCCGGGGGTGGATGTCGAGGTCGTCGAATATCTCAAGACCCCGCCCAGCCGCGCCCAAATTGAAACGGTGCTGGCCAAGGCGGGCGTCCGCCCTTCCGAAGCCCTCCGCAAGGGTGAAGGCTTCGTCAAGGAAATCAGCCTCGACGTCAACGACGACAAGGCTGTGCTGGACGCCATGGCCGCGCACCCGATCCTAATCGAGCGCGCCATCGTCATCACCGAAAAAGGCGCGGTAATCGCCCGCCCACCCGAACGTGCGAGCGAGGTTCTCAACTAA